The following proteins are encoded in a genomic region of Canis lupus familiaris isolate Mischka breed German Shepherd chromosome 6, alternate assembly UU_Cfam_GSD_1.0, whole genome shotgun sequence:
- the ZSCAN25 gene encoding zinc finger and SCAN domain-containing protein 25 isoform X3, whose protein sequence is MLKERPGMAEDPQQQMGVPVEAAGPQEALRELQELCRQWLRPELHTKEQILELLVLEQFLTILPREFYAWIREHGLESGKALVAMVEDFTERTLEAKAVPCHVQGEQQETALGRGPWEPGVHLGPVEVKPEWGMTHGEGVQGLDQGTEEQLSQDPGAGTQAFQEQALPVLQAGPGLPPVNSRDQEMAAGFLTAGPQGLGSFKDMALAFPEEEWRHVTPAQIDCFGEYVEPQDCGVSAPGIGSKEKEAKTQQVDLKGALARVTSERFGEATLQSPELGRTCEQEPSSSVGNIPGPPPPQHGVVPLPDDLKTHSSFWKPFQCPECGKGFSRSSNLVRHQRTHEEEKSYGCVECGKGFTLREYLMKHQRTHLGKRPYVCSECWKTFSQRHHLEVHQRSHTGEKPYKCGDCWKSFSRRQHLQVHRRTHTGEKPYTCECGKSFSRNANLAVHRRAHTGEKPYGCQVCGKRFSKGERLVRHQRIHTGEKPYHCPACGRSFNQRSILNRHQKTQHRQETLAQ, encoded by the exons ATGCTTAAGGAGCGTCCAGGGATGGCAGAAGACCCTCAGCAGCAGATGGGTGTTCCTGTG GAGGCGGCTGGTCCCCAGGAAGCCCTCAGGGAACTCCAGGAACTCTGTCGCCAGTGGCTGAGGCCTGAGCTGCACACCAAGGAGCAGATCTTGGAGCTGCTGGTGCTGGAGCAGTTCCTAACCATCCTGCCACGGGAGTTCTATGCCTGGATTCGGGAGCACGGCCTGGAGAGTGGCAAGGCTCTTGTGGCCATGGTGGAGGACTTCACAGAGAGAACATTGGAGGCCAAGGCG GTTCCATGCCACgtgcagggagagcagcaggagaCAGCACTTGGCAGAGGCCCTTGGGAACCAGGTGTTCACCTGGGGCCGGTGGAGGTCAAGCCTGAGTGGGGGATGACCCATGGGGAAGGAGTTCAAGGCCTAGACCAAGGCACCGAGGAGCAACTCAGTCAGGACCCTGGAGCTGGGACGCAAGCCTTCCAGGAGCAGG cTCTGCCAGTTCTTCAGGCTGGTCCTGGCCTCCCTCCAGTGAACAGCAGAGACCAAGAGATGGCAGCTGGGTTCCTTACAGCTGGACCCCAG GGGTTAGGGTCATTTAAAGATATGGCCCTAGCCTTCCCCGAGGAGGAGTGGAGGCATGTGACCCCAGCCCAGATAGATTGCTTTGGGGAATACGTAGAACCCCAGGACTGTGGAGTCTCAGCTCCAG GCATTGGGAGCAAGGAAAAGGAGGCTAAAACCCAGCAGGTAGACCTCAAGGGGGCACTTGCTCGGGTGACGTCAGAGAGGTTTGGGGAAGCCACGCTTCAGAGTCCTGAACTTGGAAGAACCTGTGAGCAGGAGCCCAGTAGCTCTGTGGGAAACATACCAGGGCCACCGCCTCCTCAGCATGGTGTCGTACCCCTGCCTGATGACCTCAAGACCCACAGCTCCTTCTGGAAGCCTTTTCAGTGCCCTGAGTGTGGAAAAGGTTTCAGTCGGAGTTCAAATCTTGTCAGACACCAGCGAACCCACGAAGAAGAGAAATCCTATGGGTGTGTCGAGTGTGGAAAGGGATTCACCTTGAGAGAGTACCTCATGAAGCACCAGAGAACACACCTAGGAAAGAGACCCTATGTGTGCAGTGAGTGCTGGAAAACCTTCAGTCAGAGGCACCATCTTGAGGTCCACCAGAGGAGTCACACGGGGGAGAAGCCCTACAAGTGTGGTGACTGCTGGAAAAGCTTCAGCCGGAGGCAGCATCTGCAGGTGCATCGGAGAACTCACACGGGGGAAAAGCCCTACACCTGTGAGTGCGGCAAGAGCTTCAGCAGGAATGCAAACCTGGCAGTGCACCGGCGAGCCCACACAGGCGAGAAGCCATATGGGTGCCAGGTGTGTGGGAAGCGGTTCAGTAAAGGGGAGCGACTGGTCAGACACCAGAGGATCCATACTGGCGAGAAGCCCTACCACTGTCCTGCCTGTGGGAGGAGCTTCAACCAGAGGTCCATCCTCAATCGGCACCAGAAAACCCAGCATCGCCAAGAGACCTTGGCACAGTAA
- the ZSCAN25 gene encoding zinc finger and SCAN domain-containing protein 25 isoform X2: MLKERPGMAEDPQQQMGVPVFRYQEAAGPQEALRELQELCRQWLRPELHTKEQILELLVLEQFLTILPREFYAWIREHGLESGKALVAMVEDFTERTLEAKAVPCHVQGEQQETALGRGPWEPGVHLGPVEVKPEWGMTHGEGVQGLDQGTEEQLSQDPGAGTQAFQEQALPVLQAGPGLPPVNSRDQEMAAGFLTAGPQGLGSFKDMALAFPEEEWRHVTPAQIDCFGEYVEPQDCGVSAPGIGSKEKEAKTQQVDLKGALARVTSERFGEATLQSPELGRTCEQEPSSSVGNIPGPPPPQHGVVPLPDDLKTHSSFWKPFQCPECGKGFSRSSNLVRHQRTHEEEKSYGCVECGKGFTLREYLMKHQRTHLGKRPYVCSECWKTFSQRHHLEVHQRSHTGEKPYKCGDCWKSFSRRQHLQVHRRTHTGEKPYTCECGKSFSRNANLAVHRRAHTGEKPYGCQVCGKRFSKGERLVRHQRIHTGEKPYHCPACGRSFNQRSILNRHQKTQHRQETLAQ, translated from the exons ATGCTTAAGGAGCGTCCAGGGATGGCAGAAGACCCTCAGCAGCAGATGGGTGTTCCTGTG TTCCGCTACCAGGAGGCGGCTGGTCCCCAGGAAGCCCTCAGGGAACTCCAGGAACTCTGTCGCCAGTGGCTGAGGCCTGAGCTGCACACCAAGGAGCAGATCTTGGAGCTGCTGGTGCTGGAGCAGTTCCTAACCATCCTGCCACGGGAGTTCTATGCCTGGATTCGGGAGCACGGCCTGGAGAGTGGCAAGGCTCTTGTGGCCATGGTGGAGGACTTCACAGAGAGAACATTGGAGGCCAAGGCG GTTCCATGCCACgtgcagggagagcagcaggagaCAGCACTTGGCAGAGGCCCTTGGGAACCAGGTGTTCACCTGGGGCCGGTGGAGGTCAAGCCTGAGTGGGGGATGACCCATGGGGAAGGAGTTCAAGGCCTAGACCAAGGCACCGAGGAGCAACTCAGTCAGGACCCTGGAGCTGGGACGCAAGCCTTCCAGGAGCAGG cTCTGCCAGTTCTTCAGGCTGGTCCTGGCCTCCCTCCAGTGAACAGCAGAGACCAAGAGATGGCAGCTGGGTTCCTTACAGCTGGACCCCAG GGGTTAGGGTCATTTAAAGATATGGCCCTAGCCTTCCCCGAGGAGGAGTGGAGGCATGTGACCCCAGCCCAGATAGATTGCTTTGGGGAATACGTAGAACCCCAGGACTGTGGAGTCTCAGCTCCAG GCATTGGGAGCAAGGAAAAGGAGGCTAAAACCCAGCAGGTAGACCTCAAGGGGGCACTTGCTCGGGTGACGTCAGAGAGGTTTGGGGAAGCCACGCTTCAGAGTCCTGAACTTGGAAGAACCTGTGAGCAGGAGCCCAGTAGCTCTGTGGGAAACATACCAGGGCCACCGCCTCCTCAGCATGGTGTCGTACCCCTGCCTGATGACCTCAAGACCCACAGCTCCTTCTGGAAGCCTTTTCAGTGCCCTGAGTGTGGAAAAGGTTTCAGTCGGAGTTCAAATCTTGTCAGACACCAGCGAACCCACGAAGAAGAGAAATCCTATGGGTGTGTCGAGTGTGGAAAGGGATTCACCTTGAGAGAGTACCTCATGAAGCACCAGAGAACACACCTAGGAAAGAGACCCTATGTGTGCAGTGAGTGCTGGAAAACCTTCAGTCAGAGGCACCATCTTGAGGTCCACCAGAGGAGTCACACGGGGGAGAAGCCCTACAAGTGTGGTGACTGCTGGAAAAGCTTCAGCCGGAGGCAGCATCTGCAGGTGCATCGGAGAACTCACACGGGGGAAAAGCCCTACACCTGTGAGTGCGGCAAGAGCTTCAGCAGGAATGCAAACCTGGCAGTGCACCGGCGAGCCCACACAGGCGAGAAGCCATATGGGTGCCAGGTGTGTGGGAAGCGGTTCAGTAAAGGGGAGCGACTGGTCAGACACCAGAGGATCCATACTGGCGAGAAGCCCTACCACTGTCCTGCCTGTGGGAGGAGCTTCAACCAGAGGTCCATCCTCAATCGGCACCAGAAAACCCAGCATCGCCAAGAGACCTTGGCACAGTAA
- the ZSCAN25 gene encoding zinc finger and SCAN domain-containing protein 25 isoform X1 yields MLKERPGMAEDPQQQMGVPVVKLEKELPWGRGREDPSPETFRLRFRQFRYQEAAGPQEALRELQELCRQWLRPELHTKEQILELLVLEQFLTILPREFYAWIREHGLESGKALVAMVEDFTERTLEAKAVPCHVQGEQQETALGRGPWEPGVHLGPVEVKPEWGMTHGEGVQGLDQGTEEQLSQDPGAGTQAFQEQALPVLQAGPGLPPVNSRDQEMAAGFLTAGPQGLGSFKDMALAFPEEEWRHVTPAQIDCFGEYVEPQDCGVSAPGIGSKEKEAKTQQVDLKGALARVTSERFGEATLQSPELGRTCEQEPSSSVGNIPGPPPPQHGVVPLPDDLKTHSSFWKPFQCPECGKGFSRSSNLVRHQRTHEEEKSYGCVECGKGFTLREYLMKHQRTHLGKRPYVCSECWKTFSQRHHLEVHQRSHTGEKPYKCGDCWKSFSRRQHLQVHRRTHTGEKPYTCECGKSFSRNANLAVHRRAHTGEKPYGCQVCGKRFSKGERLVRHQRIHTGEKPYHCPACGRSFNQRSILNRHQKTQHRQETLAQ; encoded by the exons ATGCTTAAGGAGCGTCCAGGGATGGCAGAAGACCCTCAGCAGCAGATGGGTGTTCCTGTGGTAAAGCTGGAGAAAGAGTTGCcatggggcaggggaagggaggacCCTAGTCCTGAAACTTTTCGACTGAGGTTTCGACAGTTCCGCTACCAGGAGGCGGCTGGTCCCCAGGAAGCCCTCAGGGAACTCCAGGAACTCTGTCGCCAGTGGCTGAGGCCTGAGCTGCACACCAAGGAGCAGATCTTGGAGCTGCTGGTGCTGGAGCAGTTCCTAACCATCCTGCCACGGGAGTTCTATGCCTGGATTCGGGAGCACGGCCTGGAGAGTGGCAAGGCTCTTGTGGCCATGGTGGAGGACTTCACAGAGAGAACATTGGAGGCCAAGGCG GTTCCATGCCACgtgcagggagagcagcaggagaCAGCACTTGGCAGAGGCCCTTGGGAACCAGGTGTTCACCTGGGGCCGGTGGAGGTCAAGCCTGAGTGGGGGATGACCCATGGGGAAGGAGTTCAAGGCCTAGACCAAGGCACCGAGGAGCAACTCAGTCAGGACCCTGGAGCTGGGACGCAAGCCTTCCAGGAGCAGG cTCTGCCAGTTCTTCAGGCTGGTCCTGGCCTCCCTCCAGTGAACAGCAGAGACCAAGAGATGGCAGCTGGGTTCCTTACAGCTGGACCCCAG GGGTTAGGGTCATTTAAAGATATGGCCCTAGCCTTCCCCGAGGAGGAGTGGAGGCATGTGACCCCAGCCCAGATAGATTGCTTTGGGGAATACGTAGAACCCCAGGACTGTGGAGTCTCAGCTCCAG GCATTGGGAGCAAGGAAAAGGAGGCTAAAACCCAGCAGGTAGACCTCAAGGGGGCACTTGCTCGGGTGACGTCAGAGAGGTTTGGGGAAGCCACGCTTCAGAGTCCTGAACTTGGAAGAACCTGTGAGCAGGAGCCCAGTAGCTCTGTGGGAAACATACCAGGGCCACCGCCTCCTCAGCATGGTGTCGTACCCCTGCCTGATGACCTCAAGACCCACAGCTCCTTCTGGAAGCCTTTTCAGTGCCCTGAGTGTGGAAAAGGTTTCAGTCGGAGTTCAAATCTTGTCAGACACCAGCGAACCCACGAAGAAGAGAAATCCTATGGGTGTGTCGAGTGTGGAAAGGGATTCACCTTGAGAGAGTACCTCATGAAGCACCAGAGAACACACCTAGGAAAGAGACCCTATGTGTGCAGTGAGTGCTGGAAAACCTTCAGTCAGAGGCACCATCTTGAGGTCCACCAGAGGAGTCACACGGGGGAGAAGCCCTACAAGTGTGGTGACTGCTGGAAAAGCTTCAGCCGGAGGCAGCATCTGCAGGTGCATCGGAGAACTCACACGGGGGAAAAGCCCTACACCTGTGAGTGCGGCAAGAGCTTCAGCAGGAATGCAAACCTGGCAGTGCACCGGCGAGCCCACACAGGCGAGAAGCCATATGGGTGCCAGGTGTGTGGGAAGCGGTTCAGTAAAGGGGAGCGACTGGTCAGACACCAGAGGATCCATACTGGCGAGAAGCCCTACCACTGTCCTGCCTGTGGGAGGAGCTTCAACCAGAGGTCCATCCTCAATCGGCACCAGAAAACCCAGCATCGCCAAGAGACCTTGGCACAGTAA
- the ZSCAN25 gene encoding zinc finger and SCAN domain-containing protein 25 isoform X4, whose amino-acid sequence MPGFGSTAWRVARLLWPWWRTSQREHWRPRRWVPCHVQGEQQETALGRGPWEPGVHLGPVEVKPEWGMTHGEGVQGLDQGTEEQLSQDPGAGTQAFQEQALPVLQAGPGLPPVNSRDQEMAAGFLTAGPQGLGSFKDMALAFPEEEWRHVTPAQIDCFGEYVEPQDCGVSAPGIGSKEKEAKTQQVDLKGALARVTSERFGEATLQSPELGRTCEQEPSSSVGNIPGPPPPQHGVVPLPDDLKTHSSFWKPFQCPECGKGFSRSSNLVRHQRTHEEEKSYGCVECGKGFTLREYLMKHQRTHLGKRPYVCSECWKTFSQRHHLEVHQRSHTGEKPYKCGDCWKSFSRRQHLQVHRRTHTGEKPYTCECGKSFSRNANLAVHRRAHTGEKPYGCQVCGKRFSKGERLVRHQRIHTGEKPYHCPACGRSFNQRSILNRHQKTQHRQETLAQ is encoded by the exons ATGCCTGGATTCGGGAGCACGGCCTGGAGAGTGGCAAGGCTCTTGTGGCCATGGTGGAGGACTTCACAGAGAGAACATTGGAGGCCAAGGCGGTGG GTTCCATGCCACgtgcagggagagcagcaggagaCAGCACTTGGCAGAGGCCCTTGGGAACCAGGTGTTCACCTGGGGCCGGTGGAGGTCAAGCCTGAGTGGGGGATGACCCATGGGGAAGGAGTTCAAGGCCTAGACCAAGGCACCGAGGAGCAACTCAGTCAGGACCCTGGAGCTGGGACGCAAGCCTTCCAGGAGCAGG cTCTGCCAGTTCTTCAGGCTGGTCCTGGCCTCCCTCCAGTGAACAGCAGAGACCAAGAGATGGCAGCTGGGTTCCTTACAGCTGGACCCCAG GGGTTAGGGTCATTTAAAGATATGGCCCTAGCCTTCCCCGAGGAGGAGTGGAGGCATGTGACCCCAGCCCAGATAGATTGCTTTGGGGAATACGTAGAACCCCAGGACTGTGGAGTCTCAGCTCCAG GCATTGGGAGCAAGGAAAAGGAGGCTAAAACCCAGCAGGTAGACCTCAAGGGGGCACTTGCTCGGGTGACGTCAGAGAGGTTTGGGGAAGCCACGCTTCAGAGTCCTGAACTTGGAAGAACCTGTGAGCAGGAGCCCAGTAGCTCTGTGGGAAACATACCAGGGCCACCGCCTCCTCAGCATGGTGTCGTACCCCTGCCTGATGACCTCAAGACCCACAGCTCCTTCTGGAAGCCTTTTCAGTGCCCTGAGTGTGGAAAAGGTTTCAGTCGGAGTTCAAATCTTGTCAGACACCAGCGAACCCACGAAGAAGAGAAATCCTATGGGTGTGTCGAGTGTGGAAAGGGATTCACCTTGAGAGAGTACCTCATGAAGCACCAGAGAACACACCTAGGAAAGAGACCCTATGTGTGCAGTGAGTGCTGGAAAACCTTCAGTCAGAGGCACCATCTTGAGGTCCACCAGAGGAGTCACACGGGGGAGAAGCCCTACAAGTGTGGTGACTGCTGGAAAAGCTTCAGCCGGAGGCAGCATCTGCAGGTGCATCGGAGAACTCACACGGGGGAAAAGCCCTACACCTGTGAGTGCGGCAAGAGCTTCAGCAGGAATGCAAACCTGGCAGTGCACCGGCGAGCCCACACAGGCGAGAAGCCATATGGGTGCCAGGTGTGTGGGAAGCGGTTCAGTAAAGGGGAGCGACTGGTCAGACACCAGAGGATCCATACTGGCGAGAAGCCCTACCACTGTCCTGCCTGTGGGAGGAGCTTCAACCAGAGGTCCATCCTCAATCGGCACCAGAAAACCCAGCATCGCCAAGAGACCTTGGCACAGTAA